In the genome of Thiomicrospira aerophila AL3, one region contains:
- the tadA gene encoding tRNA adenosine(34) deaminase TadA — MGVGLHNPQDLVGLACPPGLVQAEQDVFWMQQALALADYAQQQGEVPVGALAVLDQQCVGLGFNQSILTHDPTAHAEIVALRHAGITFQNYRLPGVTFYVTLEPCAMCATALVHARIARLVYGATDPKSGAVGSRINLAASDFLNHQYQVVNGVCAEQASALLSNFFKQRRALKKLK, encoded by the coding sequence ATGGGAGTAGGGCTTCACAATCCGCAGGACTTGGTGGGGCTTGCCTGCCCACCAGGCCTGGTTCAGGCAGAGCAGGATGTGTTTTGGATGCAGCAAGCCCTGGCACTGGCCGATTATGCTCAACAACAGGGCGAAGTGCCTGTTGGTGCGTTGGCTGTGCTGGATCAGCAGTGTGTGGGCCTGGGTTTTAATCAGTCTATTTTGACTCATGATCCCACCGCGCATGCCGAAATTGTGGCGTTGCGTCACGCAGGGATAACCTTCCAAAACTATCGATTGCCTGGTGTTACTTTTTATGTCACGCTTGAACCTTGTGCTATGTGTGCTACCGCATTGGTTCATGCCAGAATCGCCCGCTTGGTTTATGGCGCAACGGATCCTAAATCGGGTGCAGTCGGCTCTCGAATTAATCTAGCCGCAAGTGATTTTCTTAATCATCAATATCAAGTGGTCAATGGTGTTTGCGCAGAGCAGGCTTCCGCTCTGCTATCCAATTTTTTTAAGCAACGTCGTGCGCTCAAGAAATTAAAATAA
- the guaA gene encoding glutamine-hydrolyzing GMP synthase, translated as MTQHSIHDHRILILDFGSQYTQLIARRIREIGVYCEIEPWDVDPQFIQDFGAKGIILSGGPETVIGDDAPKAPGLVFELDVPLLGICYGMQTMAQQLGGQVIHADEHEYGYAQVRAHGHTELFRDIEDHVNAQGHGLLDVWMSHGDRVDQMPDGFKLMASTESCPVAGMADEARRFYGIQFHPEVTHTKQGLRILDRFVSQICGCEKLWTTANIVEDSIGRIREQVGSDDVLLGLSGGVDSSVVAALLHKAIGDQLTCVFVDHGLLRHQEGDQVMAMFAQNMGVKVIRVDAEKRFMDKLAGEADPEKKRKIIGHTFIEVFDEESSKLTNVKWLAQGTIYPDVIESAGSKTGKAKVIKSHHNVGGLPEDMELKLLEPLRELFKDEVRKLGVELGLPADMVYRHPFPGPGLGVRILGEVKKEYADILRLADHIFIEELRKADLYDKTSQAFTVFLPVKSVGVVGDARRYDYVVSLRAVETIDFMTARWAHLPYEFLEKVSNRIINEIPRISRVTYDISSKPPATIEWE; from the coding sequence ATGACGCAGCACTCTATTCACGACCACCGTATTCTTATTCTTGATTTTGGTTCGCAATATACCCAGTTGATTGCACGACGTATTCGTGAAATTGGGGTTTATTGTGAGATTGAACCCTGGGATGTCGATCCGCAGTTTATTCAGGATTTTGGTGCTAAGGGGATTATTTTATCGGGTGGCCCCGAAACCGTTATTGGTGATGATGCGCCTAAAGCACCAGGCCTGGTATTTGAATTAGATGTGCCTTTATTGGGTATTTGTTATGGCATGCAGACCATGGCGCAGCAGCTCGGTGGTCAGGTGATTCATGCTGATGAGCATGAATATGGTTATGCTCAAGTTCGTGCCCATGGTCACACCGAACTGTTTCGTGATATCGAAGACCATGTCAATGCCCAAGGTCATGGTTTGTTGGACGTTTGGATGTCGCATGGTGATCGTGTTGACCAAATGCCGGATGGTTTTAAATTAATGGCTAGCACTGAGAGCTGTCCTGTCGCTGGTATGGCCGATGAAGCAAGACGTTTTTATGGCATTCAGTTTCATCCTGAAGTGACCCACACCAAGCAAGGCTTGCGGATTCTAGACCGCTTTGTGTCGCAGATTTGTGGGTGTGAAAAGCTTTGGACCACGGCCAATATTGTCGAAGATTCGATTGGGCGTATTCGTGAGCAGGTCGGCAGTGATGACGTGTTGCTTGGTTTGTCAGGCGGGGTTGATTCTTCAGTGGTGGCGGCTTTGTTACACAAGGCGATTGGTGATCAGCTCACCTGTGTATTTGTTGACCATGGTTTATTGCGTCACCAAGAAGGTGATCAGGTGATGGCGATGTTTGCGCAAAACATGGGGGTGAAAGTCATCCGAGTTGATGCCGAAAAACGCTTTATGGATAAACTGGCCGGTGAGGCCGACCCGGAAAAGAAACGCAAAATTATTGGTCATACTTTTATTGAAGTGTTTGATGAGGAGTCGTCAAAGTTAACCAACGTTAAATGGTTGGCGCAAGGCACAATTTATCCTGATGTGATTGAGTCGGCGGGTTCTAAAACCGGCAAGGCGAAGGTCATTAAGTCGCACCACAATGTCGGTGGTTTACCCGAAGATATGGAGCTTAAGCTGCTGGAACCCTTGCGAGAGTTGTTTAAGGATGAGGTGCGTAAGCTGGGTGTGGAATTAGGCTTGCCTGCCGATATGGTTTATCGTCATCCTTTCCCAGGACCAGGCCTGGGGGTGCGTATTTTGGGTGAAGTGAAAAAAGAATATGCCGATATTTTGCGTCTGGCCGACCATATTTTTATCGAAGAACTGCGTAAAGCCGATTTGTACGACAAAACCTCGCAAGCCTTTACCGTGTTTTTGCCGGTCAAGTCGGTGGGAGTCGTTGGTGATGCGCGTCGTTATGATTATGTAGTCAGTTTGCGTGCAGTTGAAACCATTGACTTTATGACCGCACGTTGGGCACACTTGCCCTATGAATTTCTTGAAAAAGTGTCGAATCGGATTATTAATGAAATCCCGCGTATCTCGCGGGTGACCTATGATATTTCGAGTAAGCCGCCTGCTACGATTGAATGGGAGTAG
- the guaB gene encoding IMP dehydrogenase — MRVLQEALTFDDVLLVPAHSTVLPKDVSLKTQLTRNITLNIPFVSAAMDTVTEARLAIALAQEGGIGIVHKNMTIAEQAAEVNKVKKYEHGVILDPICVEVTATVADVLRITEQNNISSVPVMDKGQLVGLVTGRDLRFLTDFSLPIHSVMTPKEKLVTVPEKFDREKVLDLLHEHRIERVLVVNDNFDLKGMITVTDILKSNEHPLASKDSNGRLRVGAAVGTGADTEERVNALIKAGVDVIVVDTAHGHSQGVLDRVAWVKQMFPEVDVIGGNIATAEAALDLVKAGADAVKVGIGPGSICTTRIVAGVGVPQISAISNVAKALQGTGVPLIADGGIRFSGDVAKALVAGASAIMLGSMFAGTEESPGEVEYFQGRAYKAYRGMGSLGAMAQKQGSSDRYFQSSNAEDKLVPEGIEGRVPYKGPLSPIIHQLVGGVRSSMGYTGCKDIKEMNEKPWFVRVTNAGMVESHVHDVMITKEAPNYRI, encoded by the coding sequence GTGAGAGTTTTACAAGAAGCGTTGACCTTCGACGATGTGTTATTAGTGCCAGCCCACTCCACGGTGCTACCAAAAGATGTGTCATTAAAAACCCAGTTAACCCGAAATATTACGCTTAATATTCCGTTTGTCTCTGCAGCGATGGATACCGTAACGGAAGCGCGTTTAGCGATTGCTTTAGCTCAAGAAGGCGGAATTGGTATTGTTCACAAGAATATGACTATTGCAGAGCAGGCCGCTGAGGTCAATAAGGTCAAAAAGTATGAGCATGGTGTTATCCTCGACCCCATTTGTGTTGAAGTGACCGCAACCGTTGCAGATGTATTAAGAATTACAGAACAAAACAACATCTCAAGTGTTCCTGTGATGGACAAAGGCCAGCTAGTAGGTCTAGTGACTGGCCGTGACTTGCGTTTTTTAACCGATTTTAGTTTGCCAATTCACAGTGTGATGACACCCAAAGAAAAGTTGGTGACGGTCCCTGAAAAGTTTGACCGCGAAAAAGTTCTCGATTTACTGCACGAGCACCGTATTGAGCGGGTATTGGTGGTAAACGACAACTTTGATCTGAAGGGCATGATTACAGTAACGGATATTTTGAAATCAAATGAGCACCCGTTGGCCTCTAAAGATTCAAATGGTCGTTTACGTGTGGGTGCCGCAGTAGGTACCGGTGCCGATACGGAAGAGCGCGTTAATGCCCTAATTAAGGCGGGAGTTGATGTGATTGTGGTTGACACTGCTCATGGTCATTCGCAGGGCGTATTAGACCGTGTGGCCTGGGTAAAACAGATGTTCCCAGAAGTGGATGTGATTGGCGGAAATATTGCGACCGCTGAAGCGGCGCTTGACCTGGTAAAAGCCGGTGCGGATGCAGTTAAAGTCGGTATTGGCCCTGGCTCCATTTGTACTACGCGAATTGTTGCTGGCGTGGGTGTACCACAAATTTCAGCTATTTCTAATGTCGCTAAAGCCTTGCAAGGTACTGGTGTGCCTTTGATTGCAGATGGTGGAATTCGTTTTTCAGGTGATGTGGCTAAGGCGCTTGTCGCGGGTGCTTCAGCGATTATGCTAGGAAGTATGTTCGCTGGCACAGAAGAGTCGCCTGGTGAAGTAGAGTACTTTCAAGGGCGTGCTTACAAAGCCTATCGTGGTATGGGTTCTTTGGGTGCGATGGCACAAAAACAAGGCTCCAGTGACCGCTATTTTCAGTCATCCAATGCCGAAGATAAGTTAGTGCCAGAAGGTATTGAGGGGCGTGTTCCTTATAAAGGTCCTTTGTCACCTATCATCCATCAGCTAGTCGGTGGTGTCCGCTCGAGCATGGGCTACACAGGGTGCAAAGATATCAAAGAAATGAACGAGAAGCCTTGGTTTGTTAGAGTAACCAATGCGGGGATGGTCGAAAGTCATGTGCATGATGTTATGATCACTAAAGAAGCACCTAACTACCGTATCTAA
- a CDS encoding energy-coupling factor ABC transporter permease codes for MNLPDGLLGMGWAIFGGLAYLAMLGWALLTAPWAKVRGDIAAQSVFLGAVLVIVVLWQLSASINPGISFHFLLMTVFTLMFGPQFAILAMSLALLLVTFNGDAGWTMFGLNALLMGWIPIMLTWWFYKLAYRFLDRNFFVYVFLNGFFAAGFGALVALVLAGLVMLYGGAYTADYLAYNFFPFIPLVAAPEAFLNGFIIAALVVMKPEWVATFSDVDYLKGK; via the coding sequence ATGAATTTACCAGATGGGTTACTCGGTATGGGTTGGGCTATTTTTGGCGGACTGGCTTACCTTGCTATGCTAGGCTGGGCCTTGCTGACGGCACCTTGGGCAAAGGTAAGGGGTGATATTGCGGCACAAAGTGTGTTTTTAGGAGCGGTGTTAGTCATCGTCGTGTTATGGCAGCTAAGTGCAAGCATTAACCCAGGTATCAGTTTTCATTTTCTGTTAATGACGGTCTTTACACTTATGTTTGGCCCGCAGTTTGCGATTCTTGCGATGTCTTTGGCATTATTGTTAGTCACCTTCAATGGTGATGCCGGTTGGACGATGTTTGGCTTAAACGCGTTGCTTATGGGCTGGATTCCAATCATGCTGACTTGGTGGTTTTACAAGTTAGCGTATCGTTTTTTAGACCGCAACTTTTTTGTGTATGTGTTTTTAAATGGATTTTTTGCAGCAGGCTTTGGGGCGCTTGTGGCATTAGTGTTAGCAGGCCTGGTTATGCTATACGGTGGGGCTTATACAGCGGATTATTTAGCTTATAACTTTTTCCCGTTTATTCCGTTAGTGGCCGCACCAGAAGCGTTTCTGAATGGCTTTATTATTGCCGCGTTAGTGGTGATGAAGCCTGAGTGGGTGGCTACATTTAGTGATGTAGATTATCTAAAGGGTAAGTGA
- a CDS encoding RDD family protein has translation MHKTKIIFALLYDLLLLLAVWFFVAIPFVLWQGDNIQNSPATLFAFQVYLLGTTYIYLSYFWLQTGQTPGLRTWRLQLIRTDGYILTRRDSYVRFLFSLISVATLGLGWLWLFFNNRHQTFHDMMANTQIIAVKASEQD, from the coding sequence ATGCATAAAACAAAAATTATTTTTGCGCTTTTATATGACCTTCTCTTGCTCCTCGCTGTTTGGTTTTTTGTGGCCATTCCATTTGTGCTTTGGCAGGGTGATAACATTCAAAACAGTCCAGCTACATTGTTCGCCTTTCAGGTGTACCTGCTTGGAACAACCTATATCTACCTAAGTTATTTTTGGTTACAAACAGGTCAAACACCCGGCCTCAGAACTTGGCGTCTGCAACTTATTCGCACGGATGGTTATATCTTGACGCGCCGCGACTCTTACGTCAGATTTTTGTTTAGCCTTATTTCAGTAGCGACTCTAGGACTAGGTTGGCTATGGTTATTTTTCAATAACCGCCATCAAACTTTCCACGACATGATGGCTAACACCCAAATTATTGCTGTTAAAGCCAGCGAACAGGATTAA
- the serB gene encoding phosphoserine phosphatase SerB — MNPHTLVIHHHELTQSQLSSLRESVGEPIAHHNHWRIVSEQTLSPSKLIQLRETLALDLNYLPADFNPAAVKLVISDMDSTLISIECIDEIADMFNIKPHVAAITEAAMRGELNFEQSLTQRVALLSGLDEQALDRVYNERLTLNPGAEAWITGLKNRDIKFALVSGGFDFFTSRLTQRLGLDFSRANKLAIEQGVLTGSVVGSIVGAQAKADFLHELCQQLAITPEQVIAIGDGANDLLMMKAAGLSVAFRAKPTVQAQANCVLNYSGLDAMLDLLA; from the coding sequence ATGAACCCACATACGCTCGTTATTCATCACCACGAACTCACCCAATCTCAACTTAGCTCTCTACGTGAATCTGTTGGCGAACCCATCGCGCATCACAATCACTGGCGAATTGTCAGTGAGCAAACCCTTAGCCCATCAAAACTGATACAACTTAGAGAAACACTGGCGCTAGACCTCAACTACCTGCCCGCAGACTTTAACCCCGCTGCAGTAAAACTCGTCATTAGCGATATGGACTCCACGCTGATTAGTATTGAATGCATTGATGAAATTGCCGATATGTTCAATATCAAACCCCATGTAGCCGCTATTACAGAGGCCGCAATGCGTGGCGAATTAAACTTTGAACAATCGCTAACTCAACGCGTTGCATTATTATCAGGACTTGATGAACAGGCACTCGACCGAGTTTACAATGAACGACTGACTCTCAACCCAGGCGCAGAAGCATGGATAACGGGCTTAAAAAACCGTGACATTAAATTTGCGCTGGTATCAGGTGGCTTTGATTTTTTCACCTCAAGACTGACCCAACGCCTTGGTTTGGACTTCAGCCGCGCCAATAAACTCGCCATTGAACAAGGTGTATTAACCGGCTCAGTAGTCGGTTCAATTGTCGGTGCCCAGGCTAAAGCCGACTTTTTACATGAACTATGTCAACAACTTGCCATTACCCCAGAACAAGTCATTGCGATTGGTGATGGCGCTAATGACTTATTAATGATGAAAGCAGCAGGCCTGAGTGTCGCGTTCCGTGCTAAGCCTACTGTACAAGCTCAAGCAAACTGTGTGCTTAACTATAGCGGCTTAGATGCCATGTTAGATTTATTGGCATAA
- a CDS encoding MBL fold metallo-hydrolase, with translation MKSNMKRRDLFKSALGIGAGLASFSVLKPLYAADDWEVRGPDVPNIPITKVNERCYYFLAVDPEPSPANYGFFSNPGFVVTSEGVLVVDTGGSVQIGEMLIRQIKTVTDKPVTKIINTHIHGDHWLGNHAFIEAYPDVEIYSHPNVIEQVKAGAGVVWTGFMSRNTNNATAGTVVTPPTKTLEGGETINMGDTTIKIHFMGHVHTDSDLAVEVVEEKTLFIGDMAMKRVANISDGTFLGTIKAMEQMEAMDIDVFIPGHGDHEGKDLPRLQREFFEVIYSEVEKYYDEGLSDFEIRPKLDEHPFMVNEAKNWPGYDTTFGRFVSEAYQEFERNLF, from the coding sequence ATGAAGAGTAATATGAAGCGTCGCGACTTGTTTAAATCAGCGTTAGGCATTGGGGCGGGCCTTGCCAGTTTTTCAGTTTTAAAGCCGCTTTATGCCGCTGATGATTGGGAAGTTCGAGGACCGGATGTACCCAATATTCCCATCACCAAGGTTAATGAGCGTTGCTACTATTTTTTAGCGGTGGATCCTGAGCCGAGCCCAGCTAACTATGGTTTTTTTAGTAACCCCGGCTTTGTTGTGACATCTGAAGGGGTGTTGGTTGTGGACACGGGCGGTTCAGTTCAGATCGGTGAAATGTTGATCCGCCAAATTAAGACCGTCACCGATAAGCCTGTTACCAAGATTATTAACACCCATATTCATGGTGATCATTGGTTAGGTAACCACGCATTTATCGAAGCTTATCCAGATGTTGAAATTTACTCTCACCCTAATGTGATTGAGCAAGTAAAAGCAGGTGCCGGTGTAGTCTGGACGGGCTTTATGAGCCGCAATACTAATAACGCGACAGCTGGTACTGTGGTGACGCCTCCAACTAAAACCTTAGAAGGAGGTGAAACCATTAATATGGGTGATACCACCATTAAGATCCATTTTATGGGCCACGTGCATACTGATTCCGACTTAGCAGTTGAGGTTGTTGAAGAAAAAACACTTTTCATTGGCGATATGGCGATGAAGCGAGTAGCCAATATCTCTGATGGCACTTTCTTAGGTACCATTAAAGCGATGGAACAAATGGAAGCAATGGATATTGATGTCTTTATCCCGGGTCATGGTGACCATGAAGGTAAAGATTTGCCACGTTTACAGCGCGAATTCTTTGAAGTTATCTATTCAGAAGTTGAAAAGTACTATGATGAAGGCTTGTCGGACTTTGAGATTCGTCCAAAACTAGACGAGCATCCATTTATGGTTAATGAGGCTAAAAACTGGCCGGGCTATGACACGACTTTTGGCCGTTTTGTGAGCGAGGCCTATCAAGAGTTTGAACGTAACCTCTTCTAA
- the exbB gene encoding TonB-system energizer ExbB, with protein MQNIQLYLDLTFFTILGLMMFIALWITFERLFLFKRIDVESYPHIELLNIDITKNLTTLSTIGANAPYVGLLGTVIGILITFYEIGMNDSLETAVIMTGLALALKLTAAGIAVAIPALMFYNGLLRKVEELQAKYRVYQDLSPKAQTLNKD; from the coding sequence ATGCAAAACATCCAACTTTACTTAGATTTAACTTTTTTCACTATCCTCGGTCTAATGATGTTCATTGCACTGTGGATCACATTTGAACGCTTATTTTTGTTTAAGCGGATTGATGTTGAAAGCTACCCACATATTGAACTTCTCAACATCGATATCACCAAAAACCTGACCACCCTTTCCACCATTGGCGCTAATGCACCTTATGTCGGCCTATTGGGAACCGTTATTGGCATCCTTATTACCTTTTATGAAATTGGGATGAATGACAGCCTAGAAACCGCTGTCATTATGACCGGTTTAGCCCTAGCACTTAAATTGACCGCTGCCGGTATCGCCGTGGCAATTCCCGCTTTGATGTTTTATAACGGCCTACTGCGTAAAGTCGAAGAACTGCAAGCTAAATACCGTGTTTATCAGGACCTATCACCTAAAGCCCAGACACTAAACAAGGATTAA
- a CDS encoding biopolymer transporter ExbD, producing MKRFDSMNVIPLIDVMLVLLAIVLLTASFIVHDKIDIQLPKTENTASFNPEDREKLNLSLDNSGQLYWDGEPIQTDGLNQKMAQLDRNTLIQLRVDQAVEFHFFVTLMDIVKKYQHDNITILTERKS from the coding sequence ATGAAACGCTTTGATTCGATGAATGTCATCCCGCTGATTGATGTGATGTTGGTTTTACTGGCGATTGTGCTTTTAACGGCTTCGTTTATTGTGCATGACAAAATCGATATTCAACTACCCAAAACTGAAAATACCGCCAGTTTTAATCCTGAAGACCGCGAAAAATTAAATCTATCACTTGATAATAGCGGTCAACTTTATTGGGACGGTGAACCGATTCAAACGGATGGATTAAACCAAAAAATGGCGCAATTAGATCGCAATACCCTTATTCAACTTCGCGTTGACCAGGCTGTTGAGTTTCATTTTTTTGTTACTTTGATGGATATTGTTAAAAAATATCAACATGACAATATCACCATTCTGACGGAACGCAAAAGCTAA
- a CDS encoding energy transducer TonB encodes MLRSDSGKGFILALVIYLAFALALASWLLQRTTEPPPSIERAVPVTLAMFAPPPEPAVEPEPVVEPEPVVEPEPVVEPEPVVEPEPVVEPEPVVEPEPVVEPEPVIEPEPVVEPEPVIEPEPVVEPEPVVEPEPVVEPEPVVEPEPVVEPEQVAPRPRFNEADIARAEQQYLNALSETLARHAQNTYPRIAQRRGLQGEVYIRFTILANGQIIDIEIIDSSGQRLLDNAALEIFETHMNNQFRPFPAQINRERWTHTVPIEYKLR; translated from the coding sequence ATGCTTCGCTCTGATTCAGGCAAGGGGTTTATCCTTGCTCTCGTTATCTATTTAGCTTTTGCGCTAGCCTTAGCGAGCTGGCTACTCCAGCGCACGACAGAACCACCGCCCAGCATAGAGCGTGCAGTTCCTGTTACACTCGCAATGTTTGCGCCGCCACCAGAGCCGGCCGTTGAACCTGAACCTGTTGTTGAACCTGAACCTGTTGTTGAACCTGAACCTGTTGTTGAACCTGAACCTGTTGTTGAACCTGAACCTGTTGTTGAGCCTGAACCTGTTGTTGAGCCTGAACCTGTTGTTGAGCCTGAACCAGTTATTGAACCTGAGCCAGTCGTTGAACCTGAACCAGTTATTGAACCTGAACCAGTCGTTGAACCTGAACCAGTTGTTGAACCTGAGCCAGTCGTTGAACCTGAGCCAGTCGTTGAACCTGAGCCAGTTGTTGAACCTGAGCAGGTTGCGCCGAGGCCGCGCTTTAATGAAGCCGATATTGCGCGTGCTGAACAACAATATCTAAATGCGCTGTCAGAAACCCTGGCTCGACACGCACAAAACACCTACCCGCGTATTGCGCAGCGCCGCGGCTTACAAGGTGAAGTCTATATCCGCTTTACCATCCTAGCTAACGGTCAAATTATTGACATTGAAATCATCGATTCATCGGGACAACGCTTGCTTGATAACGCGGCCCTTGAAATTTTCGAAACGCATATGAATAATCAGTTTAGACCTTTTCCAGCACAAATAAACCGTGAGCGCTGGACGCATACGGTACCGATTGAATACAAATTGCGCTAA
- the trpS gene encoding tryptophan--tRNA ligase yields MAKPILFSGIQPSGDLMLGNYIGSIKNWVKLQDDYQCLFSLVNMHAITVEQNPQDLIKRSLDFVALYLASGIDPQKSTVFIQSQVPEHAELAWILNCATYMGELNRMTQFKDKSQKHEHNINAGLFNYPVLMAADILLYQTELVPVGADQKQHLELTRDLAHRFNNRFEREIFKIPEPFIAPATSGGRIMSLQDPTSKMSKSDSNKNNFIALLDDPKTILKKCKKAVTDSGEVIEYDLDNKPGVSNLLTIYSVISGKTIEQVVQHFEGKMYGHLKVELGELIVEYLAPIQQRFYQIREDEAYLNAVLKTGAENARTQAQKTLRDVQHTIGFVLP; encoded by the coding sequence ATGGCAAAACCCATTTTATTTAGCGGCATCCAACCTTCTGGCGACCTGATGCTAGGCAACTATATTGGCTCAATAAAAAATTGGGTGAAGCTACAGGATGACTATCAATGTCTGTTTTCACTGGTCAATATGCACGCCATTACTGTCGAGCAAAATCCACAAGATCTCATTAAGCGTAGCCTTGACTTTGTAGCACTGTACCTCGCCTCTGGCATCGACCCACAAAAAAGTACCGTATTCATTCAATCACAAGTGCCAGAACACGCTGAACTTGCCTGGATTCTGAATTGCGCAACCTATATGGGTGAACTCAATCGCATGACGCAATTTAAAGATAAATCACAAAAACACGAACACAATATTAATGCGGGTTTATTCAACTATCCGGTGTTAATGGCCGCCGATATTTTGCTCTACCAAACAGAATTAGTGCCCGTTGGGGCTGATCAAAAACAACACCTAGAGCTGACGCGTGACCTCGCCCATCGCTTCAATAACCGTTTTGAACGTGAAATCTTCAAAATCCCCGAACCTTTTATTGCGCCAGCCACATCCGGTGGGCGAATTATGAGCTTGCAAGACCCGACTAGCAAAATGTCAAAATCTGATAGCAATAAAAATAACTTCATCGCGCTACTCGACGACCCAAAAACCATTCTCAAAAAATGCAAAAAAGCCGTCACCGACTCGGGTGAGGTTATCGAATATGATCTTGACAATAAGCCCGGTGTGTCGAACCTACTCACAATCTATTCGGTTATTAGCGGAAAAACGATTGAACAGGTCGTTCAACACTTTGAAGGCAAAATGTACGGCCATTTAAAAGTAGAGCTTGGGGAATTGATTGTCGAGTATCTTGCACCGATTCAGCAGCGCTTTTACCAAATCCGTGAGGATGAAGCTTATCTTAACGCGGTGCTTAAAACAGGCGCTGAGAATGCCCGCACCCAAGCCCAAAAAACCCTCCGCGATGTGCAACATACTATTGGGTTTGTATTACCTTAA
- the ppnP gene encoding pyrimidine/purine nucleoside phosphorylase: MSQFDNVTVLKAANIYFDGKVTSRVVKFADGSRKTLGIMMPGDYEFGTDEDELMEIMAGEVEVLLPGSSAWQTIKAGESFEVPANAKFGIKVKSVTDYCCSYS; the protein is encoded by the coding sequence ATGAGTCAATTTGATAATGTCACCGTATTAAAAGCTGCCAATATTTATTTTGATGGCAAGGTAACCAGTCGTGTTGTTAAATTTGCGGATGGTTCGCGTAAAACACTAGGTATTATGATGCCGGGTGACTATGAGTTTGGCACGGATGAAGATGAGTTAATGGAAATTATGGCGGGTGAAGTCGAGGTGTTGTTGCCTGGGTCAAGTGCTTGGCAGACGATCAAAGCCGGTGAGTCTTTTGAGGTGCCAGCTAATGCTAAGTTTGGTATCAAAGTGAAGTCAGTCACCGATTACTGCTGTTCGTATTCCTAA
- the gloA gene encoding lactoylglutathione lyase: MRMLHTMLRVGDLQRSIDFYTQVMGMSLLRQKDYPKGEFTLAFLGYGDESDHTVLELTYNWGVSEYEMGTAYGHIAIEVADVYEAAATAKAKGAKILREAGPMNAGTTIIAFIEDPDGYPIELIGADHVRT, from the coding sequence ATGCGAATGTTGCATACTATGTTACGAGTCGGTGATTTACAACGTTCAATTGATTTTTATACCCAAGTGATGGGGATGTCGTTGTTGCGTCAAAAGGACTATCCAAAAGGCGAGTTTACCCTGGCGTTTTTAGGCTATGGCGACGAATCAGACCACACGGTATTAGAATTAACCTATAACTGGGGTGTCAGTGAATATGAAATGGGCACCGCTTATGGCCATATTGCGATAGAAGTAGCGGATGTCTATGAAGCGGCCGCCACGGCCAAAGCCAAGGGTGCTAAAATTCTGCGCGAAGCAGGCCCCATGAATGCCGGCACAACGATTATTGCGTTTATTGAAGATCCTGACGGCTACCCGATTGAATTGATTGGTGCTGATCATGTTCGTACTTGA